In Sorghum bicolor cultivar BTx623 chromosome 10, Sorghum_bicolor_NCBIv3, whole genome shotgun sequence, one genomic interval encodes:
- the LOC8058434 gene encoding receptor-like protein kinase HERK 1 has protein sequence MMATLGRKKWQAVTTFIVLCILSSICICKAQFKPADSYLVDCGSSKSTMVGQRTFAADGASPVKVSTSQDILAGTSANGVASFDNSALYQTARIFTGPSSYTFPIQKQGRHFVRFYFFPFTYQSYDLSLAKFTVSTQDVLLLSDFQQPDKTAPLFKEYSLNITRDTLVISFKPSNGIAFVNAIEVISVPDDLIADNAQMVNPVQQYTGLSTQPLETVYRVNMGGPKVTPDNDTLSRTWVTDGKYLLNPAVTKNVLYGKDVNYKKGLATQLTAPDIVYGTATELAASSNTSNAVFNMTWQFDVDAGFSYLVRFHFCDIVSKALNQLYFNAYVGGFSAQTNLDLSTMSESQLATPVYIDVVLSSNDASSKLGISIGPSTLDNVLTDGILNGLEVMKISTGGSAFTVGSGSGNKNWGVILGAALGGVGLFIIVVVLVLLCRRKKTLEKQHSKTWMPFSINGLTSLSTGSRTSYGTTLTSGLNGSYGYRFAFSVLQEATNNFDENWVIGVGGFGKVYKGVMRDETKVAVKRGNPKSQQGLNEFRTEIELLSRLRHRHLVSLIGYCDERNEMILVYEYMEKGTLKSHLYGSDNPSLNWKQRLEVCIGAARGLHYLHTGSAKAIIHRDVKSANILLDENLLAKVADFGLSKTGPELDQTHVSTAVKGSFGYLDPEYFRRQQLTEKSDVYSFGVVLLEVLCARPVIDPTLPREMVNLAEWGMKWQKRGELHQIIDQRISGTIRPDSLRKFGETVEKCLADYGVERPSMGDVLWNLEYVLQLQDADSTVSDVNSMNRIVELPSQVQNVGALESISVTMAEAGASNEPDHDLSDVSMSRVFSQLIKAEGR, from the coding sequence ATGATGGCTACTTTGGGGAGGAAGAAGTGGCAAGCTGTAACAACCTTCATCGTGCTATGCATCTTGTCATCCATTTGCATCTGCAAAGCGCAATTCAAGCCTGCGGACAGCTACCTTGTTGATTGTGGGTCCTCCAAGAGCACAATGGTTGGCCAGAGGACCTTTGCAGCGGATGGTGCATCTCCGGTGAAGGTGTCCACCTCCCAGGATATACTCGCGGGCACCTCAGCAAATGGGGTGGCCTCTTTCGATAACTCGGCGCTGTACCAGACTGCCCGTATCTTCACCGGGCCGTCGTCCTACACTTTCCCTATCCAGAAGCAGGGCCGGCATTTCGTTCGGTTCTACTTCTTCCCCTTCACCTACCAGAGCTATGATCTTTCACTTGCCAAATTTACTGTGTCCACCCAAGATGTTCTCCTGCTTAGTGACTTCCAGCAACCAGACAAGACCGCACCCTTGTTCAAGGAGTACTCCCTGAATATCACCCGCGACACGCTCGTGATTTCCTTCAAGCCATCCAATGGAATTGCATTTGTCAACGCAATTGAGGTGATCTCTGTCCCAGATGATCTCATTGCTGATAATGCACAAATGGTCAACCCTGTCCAGCAGTACACTGGTTTGTCGACACAGCCACTGGAGACAGTGTATCGGGTTAACATGGGTGGTCCGAAGGTCACTCCTGACAATGATACCCTCTCGAGGACCTGGGTGACTGATGGAAAGTACTTGTTGAACCCAGCTGTGACAAAAAATGTTTTGTATGGCAAGGATGTCAACTATAAGAAGGGTCTAGCAACTCAGCTGACAGCCCCTGATATTGTCTATGGTACAGCTACAGAGTTGGCAGCATCATCAAATACATCCAATGCTGTTTTCAACATGACATGGCAGTTTGATGTGGATGCTGGCTTCAGCTATTTGGTTAGGTTTCACTTCTGTGATATTGTCAGTAAGGCACTTAACCAGCTCTACTTCAATGCATATGTTGGAGGCTTCTCTGCGCAGACTAATCTTGATCTCTCAACAATGTCTGAAAGTCAGTTGGCTACACCTGTCTATATAGATGTGGTTCTTTCATCAAATGATGCATCCAGCAAACTTGGCATCAGCATTGGCCCATCGACCTTGGACAATGTATTGACTGACGGGATTCTGAATGGGCTTGAGGTTATGAAGATAAGTACTGGAGGTTCTGCTTTCACTGTTGGGTCTGGCAGTGGAAACAAAAATTGGGGTGTGATTCTTGGTGCTGCCCTTGGAGGTGTTGGTCTGTTTATAATTGTtgttgttcttgtgcttctttgCCGGAGGAAAAAGACTCTGGAAAAGCAGCATTCAAAGACCTGGATGCCTTTCTCAATCAATGGGCTCACCTCTCTCAGCACAGGAAGCAGAACATCTTATGGTACTACTCTCACATCAGGGCTGAATGGAAGTTACGGATACCGCTTTGCCTTCAGTGTGCTCCAAGAAGCAACAAACAATTTTGATGAGAACTGGGTCATTGGagttggaggctttggaaaggtCTACAAGGGAGTGATGAGGGATGAGACCAAGGTTGCAGTGAAGCGTGGAAACCCAAAGTCTCAGCAAGGTCTCAATGAGTTCCGTACAGAGATTGAGCTCCTCTCACGTCTGCGGCACCGCCATTTGGTGTCTCTGATTGGGTACTGTGACGAAAGGAACGAAATGATCTTGGTCTATGAGTATATGGAGAAAGGCACTCTCAAGAGCCATCTCTATGGCTCTGATAATCCCTCACTCAATTGGAAGCAGAGGCTGGAGGTttgcattggagcagcaagggggTTGCACTATCTTCACACTGGATCTGCAAAGGCCATTATCCATCGTGATGTCAAGTCTGCAAACATCTTGCTTGATGAGAACCTCCTCGCGAAGGTTGCTGACTTTGGGCTATCAAAGACTGGGCCTGAGCTCGACCAAACTCATGTCAGCACTGCGGTGAAGGGCAGCTTTGGGTATCTTGACCCCGAATATTTCCGGAGGCAGCAGCTGACTGAGAAATCAGATGTCTACTCCTTTGGTGTCGTTTTGCTTGAGGTTCTTTGTGCAAGGCCAGTGATTGACCCTACACTTCCCAGGGAGATGGTGAACCTGGCCGAGTGGGGAATGAAGTGGCAGAAGAGAGGAGAGTTGCATCAGATCATTGACCAGAGAATCTCAGGCACGATCAGGCCAGATTCTCTGAGGAAGTTTGGCGAAACAGTGGAGAAGTGCCTGGCAGACTATGGTGTGGAGCGGCCATCAATGGGAGACGTCCTGTGGAACCTGGAGTACGTTCTGCAGCTTCAGGATGCTGATTCCACAGTCTCGGATGTGAACAGCATGAACCGTATTGTGGAACTCCCATCACAGGTTCAGAACGTCGGCGCCCTTGAGAGCATCAGTGTGACAATGGCAGAAGCTGGAGCGTCAAACGAGCCTGATCATGACCTCTCTGATGTGTCGATGAGCCGGGTCTTCTCTCAGCTGATCAAAGCCGAGGGAAGGTAA